A genome region from uncultured Desulfovibrio sp. includes the following:
- the eno gene encoding phosphopyruvate hydratase encodes MSSIASVYGREILDSRGNPTVEVEVTLESGHSARAAVPSGASTGSREALEMRDGDKSRFGGKGVMKAVENVNGEIADALLGLDVLHQVQVDNTLIDLDGTDNKSRLGANAMLGVSMACARVASQFLGLPLYNYLGGVNAKVLPAPMMNVINGGAHASNNLDIQEFMLMPLRAQSFRDALRMGAEIFHVLKKILEKDGYSTGVGDEGGFAPNFKNHDEAFSYLIKAIEEAGYNPGSEVALAIDAAASEFYQDGKYVLKGENLSLNNAEMAQWLEEFTKKYPLISIEDGMAEGDWDGWGMLTASLGDRIQLVGDDVFVTNPSILAEGIAEGVANSILIKLNQIGTVTETLDTIEMAKEAAYTTVISHRSGETEDSFIADLAVGVNAGQIKTGSLCRSERMAKYNQLLRIEEELGDGAEFFGPMLAEYYALDERD; translated from the coding sequence ATGAGCAGCATTGCCTCTGTCTATGGTCGCGAGATTCTCGATTCGCGCGGCAATCCCACGGTGGAAGTGGAAGTTACCCTTGAATCCGGCCACAGTGCCCGCGCGGCCGTGCCCTCCGGGGCTTCCACCGGCAGCCGCGAAGCGCTGGAAATGCGCGATGGCGACAAGAGCCGCTTTGGCGGCAAGGGCGTCATGAAGGCCGTGGAAAATGTCAATGGCGAAATTGCCGATGCCCTGCTGGGCCTGGATGTGCTGCATCAGGTGCAGGTGGACAATACCCTCATTGACCTGGACGGCACGGACAACAAGTCCCGCCTGGGCGCCAATGCCATGCTGGGCGTATCCATGGCCTGCGCGCGCGTGGCCAGCCAGTTCCTGGGACTGCCCCTCTACAATTATCTGGGCGGTGTCAATGCCAAGGTGCTGCCCGCGCCCATGATGAACGTCATCAACGGCGGCGCCCATGCCTCCAACAATCTGGACATCCAGGAATTCATGCTCATGCCCCTGCGTGCCCAGAGCTTCCGCGATGCCCTGCGCATGGGGGCGGAAATCTTCCATGTGCTCAAGAAGATTCTGGAAAAGGACGGCTATTCCACCGGCGTGGGCGACGAGGGCGGCTTTGCCCCCAATTTCAAGAATCATGACGAGGCGTTCTCCTATCTCATCAAGGCCATTGAGGAAGCCGGCTACAATCCGGGCAGCGAAGTGGCCCTGGCCATTGATGCCGCTGCCTCCGAATTCTACCAGGATGGCAAATATGTGCTGAAGGGCGAAAACCTCAGCCTCAACAATGCCGAAATGGCCCAGTGGCTGGAAGAATTCACCAAGAAGTATCCGCTCATCTCCATTGAAGACGGCATGGCCGAAGGCGACTGGGACGGCTGGGGCATGCTCACTGCCAGCCTGGGCGACCGCATCCAGCTGGTGGGCGACGATGTCTTTGTGACCAATCCTTCCATTCTGGCCGAGGGCATTGCCGAAGGCGTGGCCAATTCCATCCTCATCAAGCTGAACCAGATCGGCACGGTCACCGAAACGCTGGATACCATCGAAATGGCCAAGGAAGCCGCGTATACCACGGTCATTTCCCACCGCTCCGGCGAAACCGAGGACAGCTTCATTGCCGATCTGGCCGTGGGCGTCAATGCCGGCCAGATCAAGACCGGCTCCCTGTGCCGTTCCGAGCGCATGGCCAAGTACAATCAGCTGCTGCGCATCGAGGAGGAACTGGGCGACGGCGCCGAGTTCTTCGGCCCCATGCTGGCCGAATACTACGCGCTGGACGAACGCGACTAG
- a CDS encoding type III pantothenate kinase produces the protein MQAELLLFDIGNTSIKIGLAGPEQVETTYSLRTDAEQSSDSLGLNLLMLCQHAGLDVTRVRACMVSSVVPDFNPVLREALARYVQRPVFFVPADVPVPLENRYARPEQVGADRLVGAYAARRLYPGPESLMVVDFGTAVTFDCVAGNAYEGGLIFPGPQTALAALARHAAQLTRVNLDVQALQPQLGRDTVTSIQHGLVFGFVGMVEGLVSRLRTQLPGQTRVLATGGFAQAIARLSPVFDDVLPSLLLDGLRRLHYEQFSG, from the coding sequence ATGCAGGCGGAACTGCTGCTTTTTGATATCGGCAATACCTCCATCAAGATAGGTCTGGCCGGACCGGAGCAGGTGGAAACCACCTATTCGCTGCGCACCGATGCCGAACAGTCGTCGGACAGCCTGGGGCTTAACCTGCTCATGCTCTGCCAGCATGCGGGGCTGGATGTGACCCGGGTGCGCGCCTGCATGGTGTCTTCCGTGGTGCCGGACTTCAATCCCGTGCTGCGCGAGGCGCTGGCCCGCTATGTGCAGCGCCCGGTCTTCTTTGTGCCTGCCGACGTGCCTGTGCCCCTGGAAAACCGCTATGCCCGCCCCGAGCAGGTGGGGGCGGACAGGCTGGTGGGCGCCTACGCGGCCCGCCGTCTGTATCCCGGCCCGGAATCGCTCATGGTGGTGGATTTTGGCACGGCGGTGACCTTTGACTGCGTGGCCGGCAATGCCTACGAGGGCGGCCTCATCTTTCCCGGTCCCCAGACGGCCCTGGCGGCCCTGGCCCGGCATGCGGCGCAGCTCACACGGGTCAATCTGGACGTGCAGGCCCTTCAGCCGCAGCTGGGGCGCGATACGGTCACCAGCATCCAGCACGGCCTTGTCTTCGGCTTTGTGGGCATGGTGGAAGGGCTGGTAAGCCGCCTGAGAACGCAGCTTCCGGGGCAGACGCGAGTGCTGGCCACGGGCGGCTTTGCCCAGGCCATTGCCCGGCTCAGTCCGGTTTTTGACGACGTGCTGCCTTCCCTTCTGCTGGACGGGCTGCGCCGCCTGCACTACGAACAGTTTTCCGGTTAG
- a CDS encoding YbjN domain-containing protein: MKAEQIMHIMTQHGFAPELDEDGDIAFTSDDVDMNILLDAEDPDYISLGASFTGFGPAEQEAVYGIAAALSQSFKVGKAIVFDDDDSEFEVRFAVEAFVTPESLDRDLDRYVSLVQDMIAEFFDVLNGEDAAH, encoded by the coding sequence ATGAAGGCCGAACAGATCATGCACATCATGACCCAACACGGTTTTGCCCCCGAACTGGACGAAGACGGCGACATTGCCTTTACCAGCGACGACGTGGACATGAACATCCTTCTGGATGCGGAAGACCCCGACTACATTTCCCTTGGCGCCAGCTTCACCGGTTTCGGCCCGGCCGAACAGGAGGCTGTCTACGGCATTGCCGCCGCCCTGTCCCAGTCCTTCAAGGTGGGCAAGGCCATTGTCTTTGACGATGACGACAGCGAATTCGAGGTGCGCTTTGCCGTGGAAGCCTTTGTGACGCCCGAATCCCTTGACCGTGATCTTGACCGCTATGTTTCCCTGGTGCAGGACATGATCGCGGAATTCTTCGACGTGCTCAACGGCGAGGACGCAGCCCACTGA
- a CDS encoding TIGR01212 family radical SAM protein (This family includes YhcC from E. coli K-12, an uncharacterized radical SAM protein.), with the protein MLLWHTLATWFRRRYGKRVQKIPLDARAGCPNRDGTLSRQGCAFCNAQGSGSGLGQQGLDLEAQWARWHAKYARTDSDRLFMAYLQSFSNTYGPLERFLHLLRRVEALPHCMGLSVGTRPDCVDAPRLDALAACPLPEVWLELGLQSASDATLARINRGHTAACAEAAVRAAAARGILVCGHLMFGLPGEDHDDFLRSLDWALSLPLAGLKLHNVYVPRGTALARLYAAGDYFPLARDEYVDLLCQMLPRIPSRVVLHRIQGDPAPGELVAPAWAAEKRGIMTDVRRALAARHLWQGCRADVTEARPEWYGG; encoded by the coding sequence ATGCTGCTCTGGCACACTTTGGCCACATGGTTCCGGCGGCGCTACGGAAAGCGGGTGCAAAAAATTCCACTGGATGCCCGTGCCGGCTGCCCCAACCGGGACGGGACCCTGTCGCGTCAGGGCTGCGCCTTCTGCAATGCCCAGGGGTCCGGCTCCGGCCTGGGGCAGCAGGGCCTTGATCTGGAGGCCCAGTGGGCGCGCTGGCATGCCAAATACGCCAGGACCGACAGCGATCGCCTGTTCATGGCGTATTTGCAGTCCTTTTCCAATACCTACGGCCCGCTGGAGCGCTTTCTGCATCTGCTGCGCCGGGTGGAGGCCCTGCCGCACTGCATGGGGCTTTCCGTGGGGACCCGGCCGGACTGCGTGGATGCGCCCAGGCTGGATGCCCTGGCTGCCTGCCCCCTGCCGGAAGTGTGGCTGGAGCTGGGCCTGCAAAGTGCCTCCGATGCCACGCTGGCCCGCATCAATCGCGGGCATACGGCGGCCTGTGCCGAAGCTGCCGTGCGGGCGGCCGCCGCGCGGGGCATACTGGTCTGCGGGCATCTCATGTTCGGCCTGCCCGGCGAGGATCATGACGATTTTCTGCGCAGTCTGGACTGGGCGCTTTCCCTGCCCCTGGCCGGGCTGAAGCTGCACAATGTCTATGTGCCGCGGGGAACGGCGCTGGCCCGCCTGTATGCGGCAGGGGACTATTTTCCGCTGGCCCGTGACGAATACGTGGACCTGCTCTGTCAGATGCTGCCGCGCATTCCCTCCCGCGTGGTGCTGCACCGCATCCAGGGCGATCCCGCCCCCGGCGAGCTGGTGGCCCCGGCCTGGGCAGCCGAAAAGCGGGGCATCATGACGGATGTGCGCCGTGCGCTGGCCGCCCGGCATCTCTGGCAGGGCTGCCGGGCCGATGTCACGGAGGCCCGGCCGGAGTGGTACGGGGGATAG
- a CDS encoding rod shape-determining protein has product MSKILDLVLGLFSNDLAIDLGTANTCVYVKGQGIVLREPSVVAVKNDSRGNKVVLAVGQDAKRMLGRTPGNIQAIRPMKDGVIADFEVTEAMLRHFIAKVHNSRRLVRPRIMICVPTGITQVEKRAVKESAQSAGAREVYLIEEPMAAAIGADLPIQEPTSNMVVDIGGGTTEVAVISLAGIVYSRSVRVGGDKMDEAIMTHVKRKYNMLIGESSAEEIKIKIASAYPLDPEQQLEVKGRDLVTGIPQNIIITSEEVRKAISEQVDSIVQAVRIALEQTPPELAADIVDRGIVLTGGGALLKGLDQLLREETSLPITVVDDPLSTVVVGTGKALDNLNVLKEVCID; this is encoded by the coding sequence ATGTCCAAAATTCTGGATCTTGTTCTGGGATTGTTTTCCAATGATCTGGCCATCGACCTCGGCACGGCCAATACCTGTGTCTACGTGAAGGGGCAGGGCATTGTCCTGCGCGAACCTTCCGTGGTTGCCGTGAAGAACGACTCCCGCGGCAACAAGGTGGTGCTGGCCGTGGGGCAGGACGCCAAGCGCATGCTGGGCAGGACCCCCGGCAACATCCAGGCCATCCGCCCCATGAAGGACGGGGTCATTGCCGACTTTGAAGTGACCGAGGCCATGCTGCGCCACTTCATTGCCAAGGTGCACAATTCCCGGCGGCTGGTGCGCCCCCGCATCATGATCTGCGTTCCCACGGGCATCACCCAGGTGGAAAAACGCGCCGTCAAGGAGTCGGCCCAGTCCGCCGGCGCCCGCGAGGTCTACCTCATCGAGGAACCCATGGCGGCGGCCATCGGCGCGGACCTGCCCATCCAGGAGCCGACCTCCAACATGGTGGTGGACATTGGCGGCGGCACCACGGAAGTGGCGGTCATTTCCCTGGCGGGCATTGTCTATTCCCGCTCCGTGCGCGTGGGCGGCGACAAGATGGATGAAGCCATCATGACCCACGTGAAGCGCAAGTACAATATGCTCATCGGCGAATCCTCGGCCGAAGAAATCAAGATCAAGATCGCCTCCGCCTATCCGCTGGACCCGGAACAGCAGCTGGAAGTGAAGGGACGCGACCTTGTGACCGGCATTCCGCAGAATATCATCATCACCTCCGAGGAAGTGCGCAAGGCCATTTCCGAACAGGTGGACAGCATTGTGCAGGCCGTGCGCATCGCCCTGGAACAGACCCCGCCGGAACTGGCTGCCGATATTGTGGACCGCGGCATTGTGCTCACCGGCGGCGGCGCCCTGCTCAAGGGCCTTGACCAGCTGCTGCGCGAGGAAACCTCCCTGCCCATCACCGTGGTTGACGATCCGCTGTCCACCGTGGTGGTCGGTACGGGCAAGGCGCTGGACAATCTCAACGTGCTCAAGGAAGTCTGCATCGACTAA
- the mreC gene encoding rod shape-determining protein MreC → MTFRRIFLIAGLLLILFLGMLSWNKRTRVLDDVATTLGLEVTGGALSLVNSVKDTVRGTWEHYFDLVGVREENQRLKAEIQDMQARLLATGEELAELQRLRRLMELPSNDAWKAVGARVLAGRLGPNGILDSITINRGYTTGSRPDTPVVTQLGLVGRVLRASPHSATVLLLTDPGSRIAVISQEGRVSGILSGQGSHQDLEVRFAQLGTPVNPGEVLVTSGLDGKYPKGIPVARVISAEPSNYNQFLTIKAQPLVDLRTIEEVLLLEPTGITRPNMPGGPRPPFVGPLLPGNRQTRS, encoded by the coding sequence GTGACCTTTCGGCGCATATTTCTCATCGCGGGCCTTCTGCTCATCCTCTTTCTGGGCATGCTCTCCTGGAACAAGCGCACGCGCGTTCTGGACGACGTGGCCACCACCCTGGGTCTGGAAGTGACCGGCGGGGCGCTTTCCCTGGTCAACAGCGTGAAGGATACCGTGCGCGGCACCTGGGAACATTATTTTGATCTGGTGGGCGTGCGTGAGGAAAACCAACGCCTCAAGGCCGAAATCCAGGACATGCAGGCGCGCCTGCTGGCCACGGGCGAAGAGCTGGCCGAATTGCAGCGCCTGCGCCGGCTCATGGAGCTGCCCTCCAATGACGCCTGGAAGGCCGTGGGCGCCCGGGTGCTGGCCGGACGGCTCGGCCCCAACGGCATTCTGGACAGCATCACCATCAACCGGGGCTATACCACCGGCAGCCGCCCCGACACGCCCGTGGTGACCCAGCTTGGGCTGGTGGGACGCGTGCTGCGCGCCAGTCCCCACTCTGCCACGGTGCTGCTGCTCACCGATCCCGGCAGCCGCATTGCCGTCATTTCCCAGGAAGGGCGCGTTTCGGGCATTCTTTCCGGTCAGGGCAGCCACCAGGACCTTGAGGTGCGCTTTGCCCAGCTGGGCACGCCGGTCAATCCCGGCGAAGTTCTGGTCACCTCCGGGCTGGACGGAAAATATCCCAAGGGCATTCCCGTGGCCCGCGTCATCAGTGCCGAACCGTCCAACTACAATCAGTTCCTGACCATCAAGGCCCAGCCCCTGGTGGACCTGCGCACCATCGAGGAAGTGCTGCTTCTGGAACCCACGGGCATCACCCGCCCCAACATGCCCGGCGGACCGCGCCCCCCCTTTGTGGGGCCGCTGCTGCCCGGGAACCGGCAAACACGGTCATGA
- the mrdA gene encoding penicillin-binding protein 2: protein MENEGYTPPRSGALLLQVLVGIFFLVFVSRFWYLQMYRGEDFSRQAQANRLREEWIFAPRGRIMDDSGKVLADNRTTCGLALVREDCHDIPAALAQISQWTGVPLEQIQEKYQTDRQKVKSFEPLIMVTDMDFETVARIEAELIDWPGLEISVRSRRSYPEKDLFAHVLGYVAEANEREMEKDPSLAMGDLVGKQGLELRLESRLRGRKGLYGVEVDAHGRMLGKTLREEPRSGEEISLSLDVDLQRAAWNALAGEAGCVVVMEPDTGKLRALVTSPAYDNNLFAAGISQRDWDALRTSKRFPLQNRVIQSVYPPGSVWKLMMAAFFLEHGIDSRETVFCPGQVKLGNQIFRCWKRGGHGAMNMENALVNSCDVYFYIMAERLGIDKLEAFAKASGFGAPTGIDLPHEKSGLVPSRAWKRQRFKAPWVRGETYNVSIGQGYTLVTPVQMAVYVSALLNGGDLLKPQLLNEAPREVRNRLPGKEETLRFVVNAMRRTASIGTARVVSRKDADMGGKTGTAQVVKLRTAGDRRLRSAEMEYAQRDHAWIATWGTKNGKTYVVIVMVEHGGGGSSVAGPVARKVYDHLFGPDEGAPGSARRQTAAERRESPPPAPLPGLTPAAPATPAPGSAPAYTGRRQAGPPPARQNTERRNPPRGRIIDPLAPPTPLPSDRYRGTAPMP, encoded by the coding sequence GTGGAAAACGAGGGCTATACCCCGCCACGCAGCGGCGCCCTGCTGCTGCAGGTGCTGGTGGGCATCTTCTTTCTGGTTTTCGTTTCCCGCTTCTGGTACCTGCAAATGTACCGGGGCGAGGACTTTTCCCGCCAGGCACAGGCCAACCGCCTGCGCGAGGAGTGGATTTTTGCCCCGCGCGGCCGCATCATGGACGACTCGGGCAAGGTACTGGCCGACAACCGCACCACCTGCGGTCTGGCCCTGGTGCGCGAAGACTGCCACGACATCCCGGCCGCCCTGGCCCAGATCAGCCAGTGGACCGGCGTTCCCCTGGAGCAGATCCAGGAAAAATACCAGACAGACCGCCAGAAGGTGAAATCCTTCGAGCCGCTCATCATGGTCACGGACATGGACTTTGAAACCGTGGCCCGCATCGAGGCCGAACTCATCGACTGGCCCGGCCTGGAAATTTCCGTGCGCAGCCGGCGCAGCTACCCGGAAAAGGACCTGTTTGCCCATGTGCTCGGCTATGTGGCCGAAGCCAACGAACGGGAAATGGAAAAGGACCCCAGCCTGGCCATGGGCGACCTGGTGGGCAAGCAGGGACTGGAACTGCGCCTGGAATCACGCCTGCGCGGCCGCAAGGGCCTTTACGGGGTGGAAGTGGATGCCCACGGCCGCATGCTGGGCAAGACCCTGCGCGAAGAACCGCGCAGCGGCGAGGAAATCAGCCTTTCCCTGGATGTGGACCTGCAACGGGCCGCCTGGAACGCCCTGGCCGGCGAAGCCGGCTGCGTTGTGGTCATGGAGCCGGATACGGGCAAACTGCGCGCCCTGGTCACCTCGCCGGCCTATGACAACAATCTCTTTGCCGCCGGCATCTCCCAGCGCGACTGGGATGCCCTGCGCACCAGCAAGCGCTTCCCGCTGCAAAACCGGGTCATCCAGAGCGTCTATCCCCCCGGCTCCGTGTGGAAGCTCATGATGGCCGCCTTTTTTCTGGAACATGGCATAGACAGCCGGGAAACGGTCTTCTGTCCTGGTCAGGTCAAACTGGGCAATCAGATTTTCCGCTGCTGGAAGCGGGGCGGCCATGGCGCCATGAACATGGAAAATGCCCTGGTCAATTCCTGCGACGTCTATTTCTACATCATGGCCGAGCGGCTGGGCATCGACAAGCTGGAGGCCTTTGCCAAGGCCAGCGGCTTCGGCGCGCCCACGGGCATAGACCTGCCGCACGAAAAATCGGGTCTTGTCCCCTCCCGTGCCTGGAAGCGGCAGCGCTTCAAGGCGCCGTGGGTGCGCGGCGAAACCTATAATGTCTCCATCGGTCAGGGCTACACCCTGGTCACCCCTGTGCAGATGGCCGTCTACGTTTCCGCCCTGCTCAACGGCGGCGACCTGCTCAAGCCGCAACTGCTCAACGAGGCCCCGCGCGAAGTGCGCAACCGCCTGCCCGGCAAGGAAGAAACCCTGCGCTTTGTGGTCAATGCCATGCGCCGCACGGCCAGCATAGGCACGGCCCGCGTGGTCAGCCGCAAGGATGCCGACATGGGCGGCAAGACCGGCACGGCGCAGGTGGTCAAGCTGCGCACCGCCGGCGACCGCCGCCTGCGCAGCGCCGAAATGGAGTATGCCCAGCGCGACCATGCCTGGATTGCCACCTGGGGCACCAAGAACGGCAAGACCTACGTGGTCATCGTCATGGTGGAGCACGGCGGCGGCGGTTCCAGCGTGGCCGGTCCCGTGGCCAGAAAGGTCTATGATCATCTTTTCGGCCCCGATGAAGGCGCTCCGGGCAGTGCCCGGCGACAGACCGCCGCGGAACGCCGGGAAAGCCCCCCGCCTGCCCCCCTGCCCGGCCTGACCCCCGCGGCGCCCGCGACGCCCGCTCCGGGCAGCGCCCCCGCCTATACCGGACGGCGGCAGGCAGGTCCGCCGCCGGCCAGGCAGAATACAGAACGGCGCAATCCGCCCCGCGGCCGGATCATTGACCCGCTGGCGCCGCCCACGCCCCTGCCGTCGGACCGCTACCGCGGTACGGCCCCCATGCCCTGA
- the rodA gene encoding rod shape-determining protein RodA yields the protein MDKRLLSYLNWGLLACMLLLFFLGVGNLFSASAIRVEDGLAFSSYYQKQLVWGLCGLVCMLLAMCFDYRQIRNLAWPFWLACVLLLLLVPIIGVTAMGANRWISLGFMNLQPSEPTKLAVLVMTARILSQHSQPLGWKDFGKVLLVGLVPCALILEQPDLGTGTLVLLIMGGMILFHGLRAYVLKTCLLLVPCVAALMWTVVMHDYQRQRILTFLDPGSDPRGAGYHILQSLIAIGSGQMWGKGYTEGTAGKLRFLPERHSDFAVAVFGEEWGFVGCVALVTLFSLFLLSIFSTAMQAKDRFGSMLVVGVFFYFFWQIVINMGMVIGLMPVVGIPLPFISYGGSATVVNFTLLGIVLNVSMRRFMFKS from the coding sequence ATGGACAAACGCCTTCTCAGCTATCTCAACTGGGGCCTGCTGGCCTGCATGCTGCTGCTCTTCTTTCTGGGCGTCGGCAATCTCTTTTCTGCCAGCGCCATCCGGGTGGAGGACGGTCTGGCATTTTCCAGCTATTACCAGAAGCAGCTTGTCTGGGGCCTGTGCGGTCTGGTCTGCATGCTGCTGGCCATGTGCTTTGACTATCGCCAGATACGGAATCTGGCCTGGCCCTTCTGGCTGGCCTGCGTACTGCTTCTGCTGCTGGTTCCCATCATCGGGGTGACCGCCATGGGTGCCAACCGCTGGATATCCCTTGGCTTCATGAATCTTCAGCCCTCGGAACCCACCAAGCTGGCCGTCCTGGTCATGACGGCCCGTATCCTTTCCCAGCACAGCCAGCCCCTGGGCTGGAAGGACTTCGGCAAGGTGCTGCTGGTGGGCCTTGTGCCCTGCGCGCTCATTCTGGAACAGCCCGATCTGGGCACAGGGACCCTGGTGCTGCTCATCATGGGCGGCATGATTCTCTTTCACGGCCTGCGGGCCTACGTGCTCAAGACCTGCCTGCTGCTGGTGCCCTGCGTGGCCGCCCTCATGTGGACAGTGGTCATGCACGATTACCAGCGCCAGCGCATTCTCACCTTTCTGGACCCCGGCTCGGATCCGCGCGGCGCCGGCTACCACATTCTCCAGTCGCTCATTGCCATCGGTTCAGGCCAGATGTGGGGCAAGGGCTATACCGAAGGCACTGCCGGCAAGCTGCGCTTTCTGCCGGAGCGCCATTCCGACTTTGCCGTGGCCGTTTTCGGCGAAGAATGGGGCTTTGTGGGCTGCGTGGCCCTGGTGACGCTCTTTTCCCTCTTTCTGCTGTCCATCTTTTCCACGGCCATGCAGGCCAAGGACCGCTTCGGCAGCATGCTGGTGGTGGGGGTGTTCTTCTACTTCTTCTGGCAGATCGTCATCAATATGGGCATGGTCATCGGCCTCATGCCCGTGGTGGGCATTCCCCTGCCCTTCATCAGCTACGGCGGCAGCGCCACCGTGGTCAATTTCACCCTGCTGGGCATTGTGCTCAACGTGTCCATGCGCCGCTTCATGTTCAAGAGCTGA
- a CDS encoding efflux RND transporter periplasmic adaptor subunit has product MRNRLLCWLLGASLLLTACSGEEKARDGAAAAPVHVQAVIRKDMPRLLHVVGNVQASASVEVKPRVSGEIRQVHFREGQDVKEGDLLLTIDPRPFEAVLREKRGLLAKSQAQLVKAVQDRARYSKLVGGGYVSRESYEQMATDAEALRATVQSDQAAVESAALDLAYCSVTAPISGRVGALTVDKGNMVQSNAATTVVTIHTMEPIYVTFSVPEVHLATILERLRQGTVTVTATPTGGSPVRGELTLVDNEVDSRTGTIRLRATFANADRSLWPGQFVNVDMPLGMAGGALVVPAHAVQSGREGTYVYVADARNTAALRKVRVLFEHEGQSVVEGDIAEGEKVVVDGIVRLAPGLPLNILP; this is encoded by the coding sequence ATGCGTAACAGACTGCTTTGCTGGCTGCTGGGAGCAAGCCTGCTGCTGACGGCATGCTCCGGCGAGGAAAAGGCCCGGGATGGGGCGGCGGCTGCGCCCGTTCATGTGCAGGCGGTGATCCGTAAGGATATGCCCCGCCTGCTGCATGTGGTGGGTAATGTGCAGGCCTCTGCCTCGGTGGAGGTGAAGCCCCGCGTTTCCGGCGAGATTCGGCAGGTGCATTTCCGGGAAGGGCAGGACGTGAAGGAAGGCGACCTGCTGCTGACCATTGATCCGCGCCCCTTTGAAGCCGTTCTGCGGGAAAAGCGCGGCCTGCTGGCCAAGTCGCAGGCCCAGCTGGTCAAGGCCGTGCAGGACAGGGCGCGCTACAGCAAGCTGGTGGGTGGCGGCTATGTGAGCCGCGAATCCTACGAGCAGATGGCTACGGATGCCGAGGCACTGCGGGCCACGGTGCAGTCTGACCAGGCGGCCGTGGAAAGTGCCGCCCTTGACCTGGCCTATTGCTCGGTGACGGCGCCCATCAGCGGCCGTGTGGGTGCCCTGACTGTGGATAAGGGCAATATGGTGCAGAGCAATGCCGCCACCACGGTGGTGACCATCCACACCATGGAACCCATCTATGTGACCTTTTCCGTGCCTGAAGTGCACCTTGCCACCATTCTGGAGCGCCTGCGTCAGGGCACGGTGACCGTGACGGCCACTCCCACGGGCGGCAGTCCGGTGAGGGGCGAACTGACGCTGGTGGACAATGAGGTGGACAGCCGGACGGGTACCATCCGTCTGCGGGCCACCTTTGCCAATGCCGACCGCAGCCTCTGGCCCGGCCAGTTCGTCAATGTGGACATGCCGCTGGGCATGGCCGGCGGGGCGCTGGTGGTTCCCGCCCATGCCGTGCAGTCCGGCCGTGAGGGGACCTATGTCTATGTGGCCGATGCCCGGAACACGGCAGCGCTGCGCAAGGTGCGCGTGCTTTTCGAGCACGAGGGGCAGAGCGTGGTGGAGGGCGACATCGCCGAGGGCGAAAAGGTGGTGGTGGACGGCATTGTCCGGCTGGCGCCGGGGCTGCCGTTGAACATTCTGCCCTGA